In one Burkholderiales bacterium genomic region, the following are encoded:
- a CDS encoding aspartate-alanine antiporter has protein sequence MHMLFDALRHHPEIALFLTLAIGYWFGALKFGSFSLGVVPSVLIAGLLIGQLGIKLPGVLEQTFFLSFLFAVGYSVGPQFFASMKKEALPQIGFTLIVCAIGFITAWAAAKLMGYGPGLAAGLVAGGLTNSGTLGVAATNITQVGLDTQRAAAEAGLIGIAYAVTLPFSGILTAWFLASAAPTILRVDLPTVSKELEAKMGIHGGTAGEQAYQPVVARAYRVANADFVGRTPRELDAALQGAVVTRFRQGAKIVDADVQAAIPQDATLVLSGSPHAHFVAKETIGPEVEDNELLAYPAEELDIVVTNKKAVGRTLHDLEQHELGHYGRRLFLMHVTRGGHPIPATQDLKIERWDVLTILGARKYVDDLAKTLGEADRSSSKSDVAFMGVGIVIGSLVGLLTIHVGGIPLGLSTGVGTLLAGLICGYLRAKYRTFGGIPAPALWVFNNVGLSGFIAGIGLNAAPGLVTGLQAYGISLVLSGIIVSFVPLIVGIFLGKYVFKFHPTLLLGAVAGARTFTPALGALQQAAQSTLPAIGYTLPYALARIILAIFGIVILVVMK, from the coding sequence ATGCACATGCTTTTCGATGCTCTTCGTCATCATCCCGAGATCGCGCTGTTCCTGACGCTCGCGATCGGCTACTGGTTTGGAGCCCTGAAGTTCGGCTCGTTCAGCCTCGGCGTGGTCCCGAGCGTCCTAATCGCCGGGCTGCTCATTGGGCAGCTCGGCATCAAGCTGCCCGGCGTCCTGGAGCAAACCTTCTTCCTGAGTTTCTTGTTCGCCGTCGGCTACAGCGTCGGCCCGCAGTTTTTTGCATCAATGAAAAAGGAAGCGCTGCCGCAGATCGGGTTCACGCTGATAGTATGCGCGATCGGGTTCATCACGGCATGGGCAGCCGCGAAGCTAATGGGATACGGGCCCGGGCTCGCCGCCGGGCTGGTGGCGGGCGGCTTAACCAACTCGGGGACGCTCGGCGTCGCGGCAACCAATATCACCCAGGTGGGCCTGGATACGCAGAGAGCCGCAGCGGAGGCGGGCCTCATAGGGATCGCTTACGCCGTGACCTTGCCGTTCAGTGGAATCCTCACCGCATGGTTCCTCGCCTCCGCCGCGCCGACGATCCTGCGAGTCGATCTCCCGACGGTTTCCAAGGAACTCGAAGCCAAGATGGGGATCCACGGCGGGACGGCGGGCGAACAGGCGTATCAGCCGGTCGTCGCGCGCGCCTACCGGGTCGCCAACGCCGATTTCGTCGGCCGTACACCGCGCGAGCTGGACGCCGCTTTGCAGGGCGCGGTCGTCACGCGCTTCCGGCAAGGGGCCAAGATCGTCGACGCCGATGTGCAGGCAGCCATCCCGCAGGACGCCACGCTCGTCCTCTCGGGATCGCCTCATGCCCACTTCGTCGCAAAGGAGACGATCGGGCCGGAAGTGGAGGATAACGAGCTGCTCGCGTATCCGGCCGAGGAGCTGGACATCGTTGTTACGAACAAGAAGGCCGTAGGCCGGACGCTGCACGACCTGGAGCAGCACGAGCTCGGGCATTACGGCCGTCGGCTGTTCCTCATGCATGTGACGCGTGGCGGCCACCCGATCCCGGCAACCCAGGACCTCAAGATCGAACGCTGGGACGTGCTGACGATTCTGGGGGCGAGGAAATACGTCGATGATCTCGCGAAAACGCTCGGCGAGGCCGACCGCTCATCATCGAAATCGGACGTCGCGTTCATGGGCGTCGGCATCGTGATCGGCAGCCTCGTGGGCCTCCTCACCATCCATGTCGGCGGCATTCCGCTGGGCCTCAGCACGGGCGTCGGGACGCTGCTCGCCGGGCTCATCTGCGGCTACCTGCGCGCCAAATATCGCACGTTCGGAGGCATCCCCGCACCGGCGCTCTGGGTGTTCAACAACGTCGGCCTCAGTGGTTTCATTGCCGGGATAGGCCTCAACGCGGCGCCCGGCCTGGTCACTGGCCTCCAGGCGTACGGCATCAGCCTCGTCCTCTCCGGGATCATTGTCTCTTTCGTGCCGTTGATCGTCGGTATTTTCCTCGGGAAATACGTGTTCAAATTTCATCCAACGTTGTTGCTTGGCGCCGTCGCCGGCGCGCGAACGTTCACTCCGGCGCTCGGCGCTCTGCAGCAAGCGGCCCAGAGCACGCTGCCCGCGATCGGCTACACGCTCCCCTATGCGCTGGCCCGCATCATTCTCGCAATCTTCGGTATTGTCATCCTGGTCGTCATGAAATGA
- the citD gene encoding citrate lyase acyl carrier protein has product MKVIKEAIAGTVESSDLLVKVAPSGKGTRDIVIRSEVMKQFGKQIKKVVTDTLDKLSVSDGSIVIEDKGALDCVIRARVQAAVLRGCGSQELDWGRLS; this is encoded by the coding sequence ATGAAAGTCATCAAGGAAGCGATCGCCGGCACCGTGGAATCCAGCGACCTGCTGGTCAAGGTTGCGCCTAGCGGCAAAGGGACTCGCGACATTGTGATCAGGAGCGAGGTAATGAAGCAGTTCGGCAAGCAGATCAAGAAAGTCGTCACCGACACGCTGGACAAGTTATCGGTCAGCGACGGGTCGATCGTGATCGAAGACAAGGGGGCGCTCGATTGCGTGATTCGGGCGCGGGTTCAGGCGGCGGTGCTGCGCGGTTGCGGCTCCCAGGAACTTGATTGGGGGAGGCTGTCATGA
- a CDS encoding AI-2E family transporter, with the protein MEKDQKMVSSFRISPMWILTILVLLFSLWVLRSFLVPLTWAVIIAIATWPLYCRFAARMPHQFALNATPFLFTALVTLFILGPFGYAFLAIAGQVQAWAREIAVAGNYGPPPPHWLMAIPLAGDWLVDQWNAVLGTPGGVTRWLHSADSAWLRGWAGSLGQLILRHTMFISITVLGLFFLYRGGEPLDIRIRQVIHDKLGQRGDSYFQKVVDAVRATMGSMILVSLIDGVLFGLACAIAQVPSAGVWGAITGLIAMIPYVGYFAVAGVALMLSAKGASVTAVVLFGWGVIVVFVADHIIRPAVIGKRVQLGFFWVLLGGLGGLEAFGLLGVFIGPVILVLAQALWHDAVDGAA; encoded by the coding sequence TTGGAAAAAGATCAAAAGATGGTGTCGAGCTTTAGAATCAGTCCCATGTGGATATTGACTATACTCGTTCTGCTCTTTTCTCTGTGGGTCTTGCGCAGTTTTCTTGTGCCGCTGACGTGGGCGGTTATCATAGCGATCGCCACTTGGCCTCTGTATTGCCGCTTTGCTGCACGCATGCCGCACCAATTTGCATTGAATGCAACACCGTTTCTCTTCACCGCACTTGTCACGCTTTTTATATTGGGTCCGTTTGGATACGCGTTTCTCGCGATCGCGGGGCAAGTGCAAGCGTGGGCGCGCGAGATTGCTGTCGCGGGAAATTATGGCCCCCCACCCCCGCATTGGTTGATGGCAATACCGCTGGCGGGTGACTGGCTTGTTGATCAGTGGAATGCGGTGTTGGGGACTCCGGGTGGGGTTACCCGCTGGCTGCATAGTGCCGATTCGGCTTGGCTACGTGGCTGGGCGGGATCGCTCGGTCAATTAATTCTGCGCCACACGATGTTCATTTCTATCACAGTTCTGGGTTTGTTCTTCCTCTATCGCGGTGGCGAGCCGTTGGACATACGCATAAGGCAAGTCATTCACGACAAACTGGGGCAGCGCGGTGATTCCTATTTTCAGAAGGTCGTTGATGCGGTACGCGCGACTATGGGCAGCATGATCCTGGTGTCGCTGATTGACGGCGTGCTATTTGGCCTTGCATGTGCAATTGCTCAGGTGCCGTCTGCAGGGGTTTGGGGCGCGATCACCGGATTGATTGCCATGATACCGTACGTTGGGTACTTCGCCGTCGCCGGAGTTGCCCTAATGCTCTCCGCAAAAGGCGCCAGCGTGACAGCGGTGGTGCTTTTCGGTTGGGGCGTCATTGTTGTTTTTGTGGCGGACCATATTATCCGCCCTGCGGTCATAGGGAAACGCGTTCAATTGGGTTTTTTCTGGGTGCTCCTGGGCGGGCTTGGCGGGCTCGAAGCGTTCGGATTGCTTGGAGTTTTTATAGGTCCTGTCATTTTGGTGCTGGCCCAAGCGCTTTGGCATGATGCCGTAGACGGAGCAGCTTGA
- a CDS encoding AraC family transcriptional regulator, with amino-acid sequence MSCSTRSLLKPTPLLTANEKLADVAAQVGFADQSHFTTMFRMATSMTPRSYRMAMSVESMAVKVYAAG; translated from the coding sequence GTGAGCTGCAGCACACGGAGCTTGCTCAAACCCACGCCGCTCTTAACTGCGAATGAAAAGCTTGCAGACGTTGCAGCGCAGGTCGGTTTTGCAGACCAAAGCCACTTCACCACGATGTTCCGGATGGCAACATCGATGACCCCGAGAAGTTATCGGATGGCGATGTCGGTCGAGTCAATGGCAGTCAAGGTATACGCTGCGGGCTAG
- the citC gene encoding [citrate (pro-3S)-lyase] ligase, with translation MNATADFYTVQPKDAPPEMEEVRKLLAANDLELDDQIEVFVVCRQKGHIVACAGLDHYTIKCVAVAEDARGESLSLALGSEVVSLAAERGQYHLFLYSAPHNLPFFRGWGFYPLVEVPQRVVLMENSPVAIEKYCESLRVQRRPGKTIGGIVLNANPFTLGHRYLVAQAARACDWLHVFVVKEDASSFSYADRFALVAAGVKGIDNLTLYPGSDYIISRATFPGYFLKDKGLIESSWAAVDLLLFRDCIAPALGITRRYVGSEPFDPVTKSYNAQMKDWLQQAPSGQPPITVVEIPRASIGGVPISATEVRRLLAERDFGRIAALVPATTLQFLESLLPVNNTIQ, from the coding sequence ATGAATGCCACAGCCGACTTCTATACCGTGCAGCCGAAGGACGCACCCCCCGAGATGGAGGAAGTGAGAAAGCTGCTGGCTGCCAACGATCTGGAGCTGGATGATCAGATCGAGGTGTTCGTGGTGTGCCGTCAGAAAGGACACATCGTCGCCTGCGCGGGTCTCGACCACTATACGATCAAGTGCGTGGCTGTTGCCGAAGATGCTCGGGGCGAATCACTCAGCCTCGCGCTCGGCAGTGAAGTCGTCAGCCTCGCAGCCGAAAGAGGACAGTACCACCTCTTTCTGTACTCTGCACCCCACAATCTGCCGTTCTTCCGTGGCTGGGGGTTCTATCCGCTGGTCGAAGTTCCGCAGCGGGTTGTTCTCATGGAGAACAGTCCCGTGGCGATTGAAAAATACTGCGAGAGTCTGCGCGTGCAGCGCCGGCCGGGGAAGACCATCGGCGGCATCGTCCTCAACGCCAACCCATTCACCCTCGGCCATCGCTATCTCGTCGCGCAGGCTGCTCGCGCTTGCGATTGGCTCCACGTGTTCGTGGTGAAGGAGGACGCATCGTCGTTTTCCTATGCCGATCGCTTCGCACTCGTCGCCGCGGGCGTGAAGGGCATAGACAACCTGACGCTGTACCCCGGCTCGGACTACATCATCTCGCGCGCCACCTTCCCCGGCTATTTTCTCAAGGATAAGGGCCTCATTGAGAGCAGCTGGGCTGCCGTCGATCTGCTGCTGTTCCGCGATTGCATAGCACCGGCGCTCGGCATTACACGCCGCTACGTCGGCAGCGAGCCGTTCGACCCAGTCACGAAGAGCTACAACGCGCAGATGAAGGATTGGTTGCAGCAGGCGCCGTCCGGCCAGCCGCCAATCACCGTCGTCGAAATACCGCGGGCGTCGATCGGCGGCGTTCCAATTTCAGCGACCGAGGTGAGAAGGCTTCTGGCGGAGCGCGATTTCGGAAGGATCGCAGCGCTCGTCCCCGCGACGACACTGCAGTTTCTCGAGAGTTTATTACCAGTCAACAACACCATTCAATGA
- a CDS encoding DUF1275 family protein, translating into MHPIIISNLRHSARVLGDAWEKLRRYAIERARLNCAGIGQNLGRSLRQVTALGPARGCDKTSAIAHQANDQGPSPKGAAHMSGHIDAQWTGSLAPGKWSGTMSAEAEGRRARVLAPSIDSRAVQALLVVLSVIAGCTDILGFLGLNGLFTAHITGNLVVLTAHIVRGDEAQILKTLSVPVFVVVVGLTIMLARGLESIGLAALRPLLLLQFLLLAVILVLCVAAGPHIDPDATNGIVVGILAVSAMAVQNALVQTSLTGAPPTAVHTSNIARLATDVVEVLLGGDPASVAKARNRAARTLRVIIGFAVGCGLGAAYAAALGPWSVALPASLALLAFAIAFAAESDRGER; encoded by the coding sequence ATGCACCCGATCATCATCAGCAATCTTCGGCATTCCGCCCGCGTCCTCGGCGATGCCTGGGAAAAGCTGCGGCGCTACGCAATCGAGAGGGCGCGGCTCAACTGCGCAGGCATCGGGCAGAACCTCGGCCGCTCGCTCAGGCAGGTGACGGCGCTGGGCCCGGCGAGAGGCTGCGACAAGACCTCCGCGATCGCCCACCAGGCGAACGACCAGGGTCCGAGCCCGAAAGGGGCCGCGCACATGTCCGGCCACATCGACGCCCAATGGACGGGATCATTGGCCCCCGGAAAATGGTCAGGCACGATGTCCGCGGAAGCTGAGGGGCGAAGGGCGCGGGTGTTGGCGCCCTCGATCGATTCGCGTGCGGTCCAGGCGCTGCTGGTCGTGCTGAGCGTCATTGCCGGATGCACGGACATCCTCGGCTTTCTCGGTCTCAATGGACTGTTCACCGCCCACATCACCGGCAACTTGGTCGTCCTGACTGCGCATATCGTTCGCGGCGACGAAGCCCAGATATTGAAGACGCTGTCGGTTCCGGTCTTCGTTGTGGTGGTCGGGCTGACGATAATGCTGGCGCGCGGCTTGGAATCGATCGGCCTCGCCGCACTGCGCCCCCTGCTGCTGCTGCAGTTCCTGTTGCTCGCCGTCATTCTCGTCCTCTGCGTCGCGGCCGGCCCGCATATCGACCCGGACGCGACAAATGGAATCGTGGTGGGCATACTGGCCGTTTCGGCGATGGCTGTGCAGAACGCACTCGTGCAGACCTCGCTTACTGGAGCGCCGCCCACGGCGGTGCACACGAGCAACATCGCCCGCTTGGCGACGGATGTTGTCGAGGTGCTGCTCGGGGGCGATCCCGCCAGTGTGGCCAAGGCACGCAACCGAGCAGCGCGCACTCTGCGAGTGATTATCGGCTTCGCCGTCGGCTGCGGCCTCGGTGCGGCGTACGCGGCCGCACTTGGCCCGTGGTCCGTGGCTTTGCCTGCCAGCCTCGCCCTGCTCGCGTTTGCGATTGCGTTTGCGGCTGAGTCCGATCGGGGAGAACGCTGA
- a CDS encoding aldolase/citrate lyase family protein, which yields MTTATETKTQELKQTAATAISTPFRTRLRACRSFLLTPGSRPERFPSARAGDGIMIDLESNVAPAEKGKAREAALAYLRQAAEPNFVRILRINSPRTVEGLRDLLALHESGAHPEAIVIPKCESADEIGVVADVLEGSQSTIGVIPMIELARAVFVAHHIANAHERVCGLFLGGGDLAADIGAEGSWENLLFARSRVVAAAATTGIAAIDVPYFKADEAGLRLEATASRKLGMTGKAALRAEQLAAINTIFTPSSDAVTHARSVMAARAAAGTGTPVLNGHVVEPAMVREAERVLAIADRLGKN from the coding sequence ATGACAACCGCGACTGAAACCAAGACGCAAGAGCTCAAGCAAACCGCGGCGACGGCGATAAGCACACCTTTTCGCACCCGACTGCGTGCGTGCCGCAGCTTCCTGCTCACGCCGGGCTCGCGTCCGGAACGTTTTCCTAGCGCCCGCGCGGGCGACGGGATCATGATCGATCTCGAATCCAACGTCGCTCCGGCGGAGAAGGGCAAAGCGCGCGAGGCCGCTCTCGCCTACCTGCGCCAGGCGGCCGAACCGAATTTCGTGCGCATCCTGCGCATCAACAGCCCGCGTACGGTGGAAGGACTTCGGGACCTGCTGGCGCTCCACGAATCCGGCGCGCACCCCGAAGCGATCGTCATCCCGAAATGCGAGTCCGCCGATGAGATCGGAGTAGTGGCTGACGTCCTCGAGGGTTCACAGTCGACGATCGGCGTCATTCCGATGATCGAGCTCGCGCGGGCGGTGTTCGTTGCCCATCACATCGCGAACGCGCACGAGCGCGTGTGCGGTCTGTTCCTCGGCGGCGGTGATCTCGCGGCCGACATCGGCGCCGAAGGCTCCTGGGAGAACCTGCTCTTCGCGCGCTCGCGCGTCGTCGCGGCCGCGGCGACGACCGGCATCGCCGCCATCGACGTCCCCTACTTCAAGGCCGACGAGGCGGGCCTCAGACTCGAGGCGACTGCGAGCCGCAAGCTGGGTATGACGGGCAAGGCGGCTTTACGCGCCGAACAGCTTGCCGCGATCAACACCATCTTCACGCCTTCGTCAGATGCTGTGACGCACGCACGATCCGTCATGGCTGCCCGAGCCGCAGCCGGCACGGGCACGCCCGTCCTGAACGGCCATGTCGTAGAACCGGCAATGGTCCGCGAGGCCGAGCGCGTGCTCGCGATCGCGGACAGGCTAGGCAAAAACTAA
- the citE gene encoding citrate (pro-3S)-lyase subunit beta, with protein MKLRRSMLFVPGDNAAMLSTSFVYKPDSVMFDLEDAVSLREKDSARLMVYQALQHPAYADIETVVRINELNTEYGLKDLEAAVRGGVDIVRLPKTETAQEIHELETHIARIEKACGRPVGDTKLMAAIESAIGVVNAVSIATASPRMVAIAIAGFDYLVDMHTRRSTGWEPELFYARAAVLHAARAAHIDAFDVVYGNVTDDEGFLREVQIAKQLGFNGKSLIHPKQIDLLHKAYAPTEAEVSHAKRVLAAAEEAHRKGLGVVSLDGKMVDPPVIHEAEMALQLAEAV; from the coding sequence ATGAAATTACGTCGCAGCATGCTCTTCGTCCCGGGCGACAACGCGGCGATGTTGAGCACCTCATTCGTGTACAAGCCGGATTCGGTCATGTTCGATCTCGAAGACGCGGTTTCACTGCGCGAGAAGGATTCCGCGCGGCTCATGGTGTATCAGGCGCTGCAACACCCGGCCTATGCCGACATCGAGACTGTCGTACGCATTAATGAGCTCAATACAGAGTACGGACTGAAAGATCTGGAGGCTGCGGTCAGAGGCGGCGTGGATATCGTGCGCCTGCCCAAGACCGAGACCGCCCAGGAGATTCATGAGCTGGAGACGCACATCGCGCGGATCGAGAAGGCATGCGGGCGTCCCGTCGGCGATACGAAGCTCATGGCCGCTATCGAGTCCGCCATCGGCGTGGTGAACGCCGTATCAATCGCGACCGCCTCCCCGCGCATGGTTGCCATCGCCATAGCCGGTTTCGACTACTTGGTCGATATGCACACTCGGCGGAGTACCGGCTGGGAACCGGAGCTGTTCTACGCGCGCGCGGCAGTGCTGCACGCCGCCCGCGCCGCGCACATCGATGCCTTCGACGTGGTCTACGGCAACGTGACCGACGACGAAGGTTTCCTGCGCGAGGTGCAGATCGCTAAGCAGCTCGGGTTCAACGGCAAATCGCTGATCCACCCGAAGCAGATCGACCTCCTGCACAAGGCCTACGCGCCGACCGAAGCGGAAGTGAGCCACGCGAAACGCGTGCTTGCGGCGGCTGAGGAAGCCCACCGTAAAGGGCTGGGGGTGGTGTCGCTCGACGGCAAGATGGTGGACCCGCCGGTGATCCACGAGGCGGAAATGGCGCTGCAGCTCGCAGAGGCCGTGTAA
- the citF gene encoding citrate lyase subunit alpha codes for MKGQQIMKNSLEQLTKQDPALEQFAGQNAHTPYLAGADSKLHRKVCKSLEEAIERSGLKDGMTISFHHGFREGDKVVLQVVNTLARMGFKNLTLASSSLASCHDPLVEHIKSGVITQIYTSGLRGKLAEAVSNGLMQRPVQVHSHGGRVHLLQTGEVKIDVAFLGVACCDEFGNANASNGKVNCGSLGYAKVDADFARQVVLLTVEIVEFPNHPASISQDRVDWIVKVDEVGDPKKISVGAARVTNNPRELMIARRAADVIEYSGYFVDGFSIQTGSGASSTAATRFLEDRMKRKGITASFALGGITGGITDLHKKGLIKAVVDVQSFDHDAAESLRTSPAHLEISANEYANPTSKAAYVDRVDVVILSALEIDLDFNVNVITGSDGVMRGASGGHCDVAAAANLTMVVAPLVRSRIPTVVRRVTTLLTPGESVDVLVTDQGIAVNPKRPEIEKRLREARLPVMTIQELHEKAVALTGEPEPIEFEERVVGVIRYRDGSVIDVVRQVKN; via the coding sequence ATGAAAGGACAACAGATCATGAAGAACTCTCTCGAACAACTCACGAAACAGGACCCCGCGCTTGAGCAGTTTGCGGGACAGAACGCGCACACGCCCTATCTCGCCGGCGCCGACAGCAAATTGCACCGCAAGGTCTGCAAATCGCTCGAGGAAGCAATCGAGCGCTCCGGGCTCAAGGACGGGATGACCATCTCGTTCCACCACGGCTTTCGCGAAGGCGACAAGGTGGTCCTCCAAGTGGTCAATACTCTCGCCAGGATGGGCTTCAAGAACCTGACGCTCGCCTCGAGCTCACTCGCCAGTTGCCACGACCCGCTCGTCGAGCACATCAAGAGCGGCGTCATCACACAGATCTACACCTCGGGCCTGCGCGGAAAGCTCGCCGAGGCGGTTTCGAACGGATTGATGCAGCGCCCCGTGCAGGTTCACTCGCACGGCGGCCGCGTCCACCTGTTGCAGACCGGCGAGGTCAAGATCGATGTCGCCTTCCTCGGCGTCGCGTGCTGCGACGAATTCGGCAACGCCAACGCCTCGAACGGCAAGGTGAATTGCGGCTCGCTCGGCTACGCCAAGGTAGATGCGGATTTCGCCCGCCAGGTCGTGCTGCTGACCGTTGAAATCGTGGAATTTCCAAACCACCCGGCCAGCATCTCGCAGGATCGCGTCGACTGGATCGTCAAGGTAGACGAGGTGGGCGATCCCAAGAAGATCAGCGTCGGCGCGGCACGCGTCACCAACAATCCCCGCGAGCTGATGATCGCGCGCCGCGCGGCGGACGTGATCGAGTACTCCGGCTACTTCGTGGACGGCTTCTCCATCCAGACCGGCTCGGGGGCGTCTTCCACGGCTGCGACCCGGTTCCTGGAAGATCGCATGAAACGCAAGGGCATCACGGCGAGCTTCGCGCTGGGCGGCATCACCGGCGGGATCACCGATCTGCACAAGAAAGGGCTGATTAAGGCCGTCGTCGATGTGCAGTCGTTCGACCACGACGCCGCGGAATCGCTGCGCACCTCGCCCGCCCACCTTGAGATCTCGGCAAACGAGTACGCAAATCCCACCTCGAAAGCCGCCTACGTCGATCGCGTGGATGTGGTCATCCTTAGCGCGCTGGAAATCGACCTCGACTTCAACGTGAACGTGATCACCGGCTCCGACGGCGTTATGCGCGGGGCATCGGGCGGACATTGCGACGTCGCTGCGGCGGCCAACCTGACGATGGTCGTGGCCCCGCTTGTACGGAGCCGCATTCCCACGGTGGTGCGTCGTGTGACGACGCTGCTCACGCCGGGCGAATCGGTGGATGTGCTGGTGACCGACCAAGGCATTGCCGTGAACCCCAAGCGTCCGGAAATCGAGAAGCGCTTGCGCGAAGCGCGCCTGCCGGTCATGACGATCCAGGAGCTGCACGAGAAGGCGGTGGCGCTCACCGGCGAGCCCGAGCCAATTGAGTTCGAGGAGCGCGTCGTCGGTGTCATCCGCTATCGCGACGGCAGCGTGATCGACGTGGTGCGGCAGGTGAAAAACTGA
- the aspT gene encoding aspartate-alanine antiporter — protein sequence MHYLIHYPFDTIRQYPETAIFLTLAIGFWFGRLKFGSFSLGAVTSTLIAGLLVGQLHVPIAHVVESTFFLMFLFAVGYSVGPQFFRALRKDGLPQVAFALLVCASGLLCAYALGKMLGYNPGLAAGLLSGGYTNSGTLGVATGYFNQLGLSADNAAAMASLSAIAYAVTYPFGTAGAAWFLGSLGPKLLRVDLPASCKELERTMEVRSTEPGVGSAYRAISARAYRVENAGLIGQKARDVAATLGTTDAFVIRVRQDGGIIEADTGTILQNGATVVIAGHPEALLAAGKTVGPEVDDAELLGFPTEQLDIVITKKDLANRTIKELQDAKLARSGRGVFLSKLTRAGSKVDPSPDLQLHRWDVLTLLGARNDIEEAAKFLGYADRATPMSDITFMSVAVVIGALLGAVTIHVGGIPLSLSTSVGVLIAGLVCGYLRSVYRTFGRIPDPALWIFNNVGLNGFIAVVGLNAATGLVAGLKAYGLGLFLAGIVVSMVPLVVGLYAGKYIFKFHPGILLGACAGARTTTAALGAVQEAANSTIPAIGYTIPYAVGRIVLAICGVIIVLLMK from the coding sequence ATGCACTATCTAATACACTACCCATTCGACACGATCCGGCAATATCCCGAGACCGCCATATTCCTCACACTCGCAATCGGGTTCTGGTTCGGCAGGCTCAAATTTGGCTCGTTCAGTCTGGGGGCCGTCACGAGCACCCTGATCGCAGGCCTTTTGGTAGGGCAGCTACATGTCCCAATCGCGCATGTGGTGGAATCAACATTCTTTCTGATGTTCCTGTTCGCTGTCGGGTATAGTGTCGGTCCGCAATTCTTTCGGGCTTTGAGGAAAGACGGACTGCCGCAAGTTGCGTTCGCGCTTCTCGTGTGCGCCAGCGGTCTGCTGTGCGCGTACGCGCTCGGGAAGATGCTCGGCTACAACCCTGGCCTTGCGGCAGGGCTGCTCTCCGGCGGATACACCAACTCCGGAACCCTGGGCGTCGCAACCGGCTATTTCAACCAACTGGGTCTCAGCGCCGATAATGCGGCGGCCATGGCGAGCCTTTCTGCGATCGCCTACGCAGTTACCTACCCGTTCGGAACCGCAGGCGCGGCCTGGTTTCTTGGCTCGCTGGGGCCGAAACTCCTGCGAGTGGACCTCCCCGCGTCCTGCAAGGAACTCGAGCGCACGATGGAGGTTCGTTCAACCGAGCCAGGTGTCGGGTCGGCATATCGCGCCATCTCTGCACGCGCGTACCGAGTGGAGAACGCTGGCCTAATCGGACAAAAGGCACGCGACGTCGCCGCCACACTCGGTACGACTGACGCCTTCGTCATTCGCGTTCGCCAGGATGGCGGAATCATCGAGGCGGATACGGGAACCATCCTTCAAAATGGGGCCACGGTCGTCATTGCCGGACACCCGGAAGCCCTACTGGCTGCGGGAAAGACGGTAGGTCCGGAGGTGGACGATGCCGAGCTGTTGGGCTTCCCAACTGAGCAGCTGGACATAGTCATCACCAAGAAGGATCTGGCCAACCGTACGATCAAAGAGCTACAGGACGCCAAACTGGCCCGGTCCGGCCGCGGGGTCTTCCTGTCCAAGCTCACGCGCGCCGGGAGCAAGGTGGATCCGAGCCCAGATCTGCAGTTGCACCGCTGGGACGTGTTGACCCTGCTTGGCGCCCGAAACGACATCGAGGAAGCTGCGAAATTCCTTGGCTATGCTGATCGCGCCACGCCCATGTCGGACATAACCTTCATGAGCGTGGCCGTGGTCATCGGTGCCCTTCTCGGCGCAGTGACAATTCATGTTGGCGGTATCCCTCTGAGCTTGAGCACGAGCGTCGGTGTGCTCATAGCAGGCTTGGTCTGCGGCTACCTCCGGTCCGTCTATCGCACCTTCGGCCGCATTCCTGATCCGGCTCTGTGGATCTTCAACAATGTGGGACTGAACGGCTTCATCGCAGTCGTGGGTCTGAATGCAGCCACGGGGCTGGTCGCCGGGCTGAAGGCCTATGGGCTCGGGCTGTTCTTGGCCGGCATCGTGGTTTCAATGGTGCCGCTGGTCGTCGGACTTTATGCAGGAAAATACATTTTCAAGTTCCATCCGGGCATCCTGCTCGGCGCCTGCGCCGGTGCGCGCACGACAACGGCGGCCCTGGGCGCAGTACAGGAAGCCGCGAACAGCACGATACCGGCCATCGGATACACGATTCCGTATGCTGTCGGCCGGATCGTCCTCGCGATCTGCGGCGTGATCATCGTCCTGCTGATGAAATGA